A window of Triplophysa dalaica isolate WHDGS20190420 chromosome 7, ASM1584641v1, whole genome shotgun sequence contains these coding sequences:
- the LOC130425953 gene encoding hemoglobin cathodic subunit alpha-like has product MSLTAKDKAVVKAFWGKISGKADTIGQEALVRMLLVYPQTKIYFTHWPDTSSNSPSLKKHGKTVMGAITDAVGKMDDLVGGLSKLSDMHATQLRIDPGNFRILSHNILVALAVNFPVDFTAEVHVSVDKFLSAVSAGLADKYR; this is encoded by the exons ATGAGTTTGACAGCTAAGGACAAAGCCGTGGTCAAGGCCTTCTGGGGTAAAATCTCTGGTAAAGCCGACACCATTGGCCAAGAAGCTCTTGTAAG AATGCTTCTCGTCTACCCTCagaccaaaatatattttactcatTGGCCTGACACCTCTTCTAACTCTCCCAGTCTGAAGAAGCACGGCAAAACAGTGATGGGAGCCATCACTGATGCTGTGGGTAAAATGGATGATCTTGTTGGTGGATTGAGCAAACTGAGCGATATGCATGCCACTCAGCTTCGCATAGATCCTGGAAACTTCAGG attttgtcTCATAACATCCTCGTGGCTCTTGCTGTTAATTTCCCTGTTGACTTCACTGCCGAGGTGCACGTGTCCGTTGACAAGTTCCTGTCGGCTGTATCTGCTGGCCTTGCTGATAAATACAGATAA
- the LOC130425952 gene encoding hemoglobin cathodic subunit beta-like, translating into MVEWSAAERKIVADVWGKISIDEIGPQALARLLIVYPWTQRYFASFGDLSSAGAVLGNPKVSEHGKTVLGALDKAVKNMDDIKGLYAKLSKMHYDKLNVDPDNFRLLADCLSIVVATKFGSAFSPEVQATWQKFLSVVVAALTSKYF; encoded by the exons ATGGTGGAGTGGTCAGCTGCCGAACGCAAGATTGTTGCTGATGTCTGGGGCAAAATTAGCATTGATGAAATCGGCCCCCAGGCTTTGGCAAG GTTGCTGATCGTGTATCCCTGGACTCAGAGGTATTTCGCCTCCTTTGGAGACCTATCCAGTGCAGGTGCAGTCCTGGGCAATCCTAAAGTGTCTGAACATGGCAAAACTGTGCTCGGTGCGCTGGACAAGGCCGTAAAGAACATGGATGACATCAAAGGCCTTTACGCCAAACTAAGCAAAATGCATTATGATAAACTCAACGTTGATCCCGACAACTTCAGG CTGTTGGCCGATTGCCTAAGCATTGTCGTTGCGACCAAATTCGGATCCGCTTTCAGCCCTGAGGTTCAGGCCACTTGGCAGAAATTCCTGTCTGTCGTCGTGGCCGCTCTCACCAGCAAATACTTCTGA